One genomic window of Psychrobacillus sp. INOP01 includes the following:
- a CDS encoding general stress protein → MKNHVIGVYENEKQATEVVENLKEKGYTTEEISVIAKNTKELSEITQEIKPSTKDGAIAGAVTGGAIGIAGVIAGLSTVLIPGFGAVLAAGPIITTIGGAVVGASSGAGGLKHALMEIGVPDDEAERYSSDAQEGNILVFLHPKE, encoded by the coding sequence ATGAAGAATCATGTTATTGGCGTATACGAAAATGAAAAACAAGCGACTGAAGTTGTTGAAAATTTAAAAGAGAAAGGCTATACAACTGAGGAAATTTCAGTTATTGCTAAAAATACAAAAGAACTATCTGAAATCACACAGGAAATAAAACCTTCCACTAAGGATGGAGCCATTGCAGGAGCTGTAACTGGAGGAGCAATTGGCATAGCGGGCGTGATAGCAGGGTTATCCACTGTATTGATTCCTGGATTTGGCGCTGTGTTGGCGGCAGGTCCTATTATTACAACAATTGGCGGAGCAGTCGTAGGGGCTAGCTCTGGTGCTGGCGGTTTAAAGCATGCTCTAATGGAAATTGGAGTCCCGGATGATGAAGCTGAACGCTATTCTAGTGACGCTCAGGAAGGTAATATTCTGGTATTTCTTCATCCCAAAGAGTGA
- a CDS encoding CatB-related O-acetyltransferase — translation MKQHRFNHWSEIKYLKDIVTNPMIEVGEYSYYSGYYDNHDFEDGCVRYLWGDEKSRKLFNPIEDLGWHLDKLIIGNYVCIASGVIILMGGNHNHHTEWITVYPFVEQIETSYEQKGDTIIENDAWIGMNAMIMPGVTIGEGAIVAAGSVVAKDVPPYTIVGGNPAKEIKKRFTDKEIEKLKEMRWFDWEREKIERASHILSSSSINQLYDFYLREIKP, via the coding sequence ATGAAACAACATCGATTTAACCACTGGTCTGAAATTAAGTATTTAAAAGATATTGTCACCAACCCAATGATTGAAGTAGGGGAATACTCCTACTACTCTGGTTATTACGATAATCATGATTTTGAAGATGGCTGCGTTAGATACTTATGGGGAGATGAAAAATCTAGAAAGTTGTTTAACCCCATCGAAGACCTTGGTTGGCATTTAGATAAGTTGATTATAGGAAATTACGTATGCATTGCAAGTGGTGTAATTATTTTAATGGGTGGAAATCACAATCATCATACTGAATGGATTACCGTCTATCCGTTTGTAGAGCAAATTGAAACTTCATATGAACAAAAAGGGGATACAATCATCGAAAATGATGCCTGGATTGGCATGAATGCAATGATTATGCCCGGTGTTACAATAGGTGAAGGTGCTATTGTTGCGGCAGGATCGGTTGTTGCAAAAGATGTCCCGCCATATACGATAGTAGGAGGCAACCCTGCTAAAGAGATAAAGAAACGATTTACAGACAAAGAAATCGAAAAGTTGAAGGAAATGCGTTGGTTCGATTGGGAACGTGAGAAAATTGAACGGGCTAGTCATATCTTATCCAGTTCATCTATTAACCAATTATACGACTTTTATCTAAGGGAAATTAAACCATAA
- a CDS encoding DinB family protein, which produces MNSIELIILNFIEVRRRSIKVWTAIPQEKLQWKPDDEAMTCLEMIRHVLESEHYYHLAIQNQGSLAVFDSPFDKQPFSTVNAELEFAEPYRNRFLETIRSFSEKDLTNIKIDRSDAGYIRDLGDMLLRVAYHESIHTGQLLDYLRTAGIPRPLVWD; this is translated from the coding sequence TTGAACTCTATTGAATTAATTATTTTAAATTTTATCGAAGTACGAAGAAGAAGTATTAAGGTTTGGACAGCTATTCCACAAGAAAAACTACAATGGAAACCGGATGACGAAGCAATGACTTGTCTAGAAATGATTAGGCATGTTCTAGAAAGTGAACATTATTACCATCTAGCAATCCAAAATCAAGGCAGTCTGGCAGTATTTGATTCTCCTTTCGATAAACAGCCTTTTTCTACTGTGAATGCCGAATTGGAATTTGCCGAACCTTATAGAAATCGGTTCTTAGAAACAATTAGGTCATTTTCTGAAAAAGATTTAACCAATATTAAAATTGACCGCTCTGATGCAGGTTACATAAGAGACTTGGGTGATATGTTGTTAAGAGTTGCTTATCATGAATCTATCCATACTGGCCAATTGCTTGATTATTTAAGAACAGCGGGCATACCAAGACCCTTAGTTTGGGATTAA